From the genome of Brevibacterium sp. JSBI002, one region includes:
- a CDS encoding YybH family protein, with product MNESTPEPSESDVLTAASAIVDAFAATDTQSYFSRFAEDASFVFHPEARRLNTRAEYEREWATWLADGWSVAACASSDQLVQTFPGGAVFSHTVDTTVNTADGRESYRERESIVFRRLGDGELIAIHEHLSTVPDPADGSSPAGSGAAESKPDTEEVAQ from the coding sequence ATGAACGAATCCACACCGGAGCCCAGCGAATCAGATGTGCTCACGGCCGCCTCGGCGATCGTCGATGCCTTCGCCGCCACGGACACTCAGTCGTACTTCTCCCGATTCGCCGAGGACGCCTCATTCGTCTTCCACCCCGAAGCGCGACGCCTGAACACTCGTGCGGAATATGAAAGGGAGTGGGCTACGTGGTTGGCCGACGGCTGGTCAGTGGCCGCCTGCGCCTCATCGGACCAGCTCGTGCAGACCTTCCCCGGCGGAGCCGTGTTCTCCCACACCGTCGATACGACCGTGAACACCGCAGACGGGCGGGAATCATACCGGGAACGCGAATCGATCGTCTTCCGCCGCCTCGGTGACGGTGAACTCATCGCCATCCACGAACACCTCTCCACGGTCCCGGACCCTGCCGACGGCTCGTCGCCGGCTGGGTCCGGTGCCGCCGAGAGCAAGCCCGACACCGAGGAGGTCGCGCAGTGA
- a CDS encoding purine-cytosine permease family protein translates to MNWYRRLEQRLESGHDSGVIRGSLSGGRMFMIWLAANLVVTTLLTGTLFVPGVDFTTAVIVIIVGTIIGTIVLTLIGNIGTRTGLATMAITRGAFGAKGSFLPVAANVIILMGWSWVQAMLAGISVNYVVAQTTGFSNPILFSVLCQALVVGLAILGHEGIEKAEPWFALLILLVMAYVFVIAFTGHSPSEYAGIESLPELEFTPVLALDIVISTAISWTVLSGDLNRLAVTQKAGIVGSGLGYLTSTVLAMLLGLTAFSFILLDGGDPAEFDPTALAAEFGWALAIVIFLSVMATNTMVVYGMVNSVVGAQSRTKLKFLPTALILGAISIIGSTWLALLDQYTDFLTMIGAFFVPVFAILIVDYYMIKRGAYSPDILKDSGGLYSYTRGVNWVAVGVWVLGALASYVLTYAYPSPIGATIPSFAISFVAYLALSWGSRAKFAGTRHAHLSDRLRGS, encoded by the coding sequence GTGAACTGGTACCGCCGTTTGGAACAGCGATTGGAATCCGGCCACGATTCCGGAGTCATCCGCGGGTCCCTGAGCGGGGGACGGATGTTCATGATCTGGCTGGCTGCGAACCTCGTCGTCACGACCCTGTTGACCGGAACCCTGTTCGTCCCCGGCGTCGACTTCACCACAGCGGTCATCGTCATCATCGTCGGCACGATCATCGGCACCATCGTGCTCACGCTCATCGGCAACATCGGCACCCGCACGGGCCTGGCGACCATGGCCATCACCCGCGGTGCCTTCGGCGCCAAGGGCAGCTTCCTGCCGGTCGCCGCCAACGTCATCATCCTCATGGGGTGGAGCTGGGTGCAGGCCATGTTGGCGGGAATCAGCGTCAACTACGTCGTCGCCCAGACGACGGGATTCTCCAACCCGATCCTCTTCTCCGTGCTCTGCCAGGCGCTCGTCGTCGGACTGGCGATCCTCGGCCACGAAGGGATCGAGAAGGCCGAACCCTGGTTCGCACTTCTCATCCTGCTGGTCATGGCCTATGTCTTCGTCATCGCCTTCACGGGACACTCACCGAGCGAATACGCAGGAATCGAGAGCCTGCCGGAGCTCGAGTTCACTCCGGTCCTCGCACTCGATATCGTCATCTCCACAGCCATCTCCTGGACCGTACTCTCCGGCGACCTCAACCGTTTGGCCGTGACTCAGAAGGCCGGAATCGTCGGATCGGGTCTGGGCTACCTGACCTCGACCGTGCTGGCCATGCTGCTGGGTCTCACCGCGTTCAGCTTCATCCTGCTCGACGGGGGAGACCCGGCCGAATTCGATCCGACGGCCTTGGCCGCGGAATTCGGGTGGGCGCTGGCCATCGTCATCTTCCTCTCGGTCATGGCCACGAACACGATGGTCGTCTACGGAATGGTCAACTCCGTCGTCGGCGCACAGAGCAGGACGAAGCTGAAGTTCCTGCCGACGGCCCTCATCCTCGGCGCGATCTCGATCATCGGTTCGACCTGGCTGGCCCTGCTCGACCAGTACACCGACTTCCTCACGATGATCGGGGCGTTCTTCGTCCCCGTCTTCGCCATCCTCATCGTCGACTACTACATGATCAAACGCGGTGCCTACTCACCCGACATCCTCAAGGACTCCGGCGGCCTCTACTCCTACACCCGCGGAGTCAACTGGGTGGCCGTCGGAGTGTGGGTCCTCGGGGCGTTGGCGTCCTATGTGCTCACCTACGCCTATCCGAGCCCGATCGGAGCGACGATCCCGTCCTTCGCCATCTCATTCGTGGCCTACCTCGCGCTGTCCTGGGGCAGCCGAGCGAAGTTCGCAGGAACTCGACATGCGCACCTGTCCGACAGGCTCCGCGGAAGCTGA
- a CDS encoding sensor histidine kinase — protein sequence MPPNRRLNPEALAWVAVIVLAIVMLAVESSIAVSVNEAPVALAFVVTIVHVGSMPLSMLRPLFGTIMSIAACTVLPLLGPLVSGVPWPWMVPMMITQIVIILIIGVRAHWGVALAALLGSIAGSAAAVLITHLIVADTRTDAAIVNILIYSCIAGGVYLAAVIIQQWQLIRSQLIQEKENTAEEHSKRVTIEEKARIARELHDIVAHSMSIINIQASSAPFRHAGIDSEVAKEFEDISTSARTALTEMRGLLSVLRNDEGGGELAPQPRFSEIDPLIEKARQAGVQVTVERSGEPIDHLMRDSTGLAGYRIIQEALSNAIRHARNSAIAIRIRGGSSAVWISVTNDHGDGPGEAAKHEKHSRQGLIGMRERAASVGGEIRSGATADGGFEVEAVLPLSPRERPTDDSEPSADTPVTDASVTDKETP from the coding sequence ATGCCCCCGAACCGTCGGCTCAACCCCGAGGCGCTGGCCTGGGTCGCGGTGATCGTTCTTGCCATCGTCATGCTCGCGGTGGAGTCGTCGATCGCCGTCTCAGTCAACGAGGCCCCCGTCGCATTGGCCTTCGTCGTCACCATCGTCCATGTCGGGTCCATGCCGCTGTCCATGCTGCGCCCGCTCTTCGGCACGATCATGTCGATCGCAGCCTGCACTGTGCTGCCGCTGCTGGGGCCGCTGGTCTCCGGTGTGCCGTGGCCGTGGATGGTTCCGATGATGATCACTCAGATCGTCATCATCCTCATCATCGGCGTCCGCGCCCACTGGGGAGTGGCCCTGGCCGCACTGCTCGGCAGCATCGCAGGTTCGGCGGCCGCGGTGCTCATCACTCATCTGATCGTCGCAGACACCCGCACCGACGCCGCGATCGTCAACATACTCATCTACTCCTGCATCGCCGGCGGCGTCTACCTCGCCGCGGTCATCATCCAGCAATGGCAGCTCATCCGCTCCCAACTCATCCAGGAGAAGGAGAACACCGCGGAGGAGCACTCCAAACGCGTGACCATCGAGGAGAAGGCGCGCATCGCCAGGGAACTCCACGACATCGTCGCCCACAGCATGTCGATCATCAACATCCAGGCCTCCAGCGCGCCGTTCCGCCATGCCGGGATCGACTCAGAGGTGGCCAAAGAGTTCGAAGACATCTCCACCTCCGCCCGCACAGCGCTGACCGAGATGCGCGGACTGCTCAGCGTCCTGCGCAACGATGAAGGCGGAGGTGAACTGGCTCCGCAGCCGAGGTTCTCCGAGATCGATCCGCTCATCGAGAAGGCCCGACAGGCCGGAGTGCAGGTCACCGTCGAACGCAGCGGCGAACCGATCGACCACCTCATGCGCGACAGCACCGGGCTCGCCGGCTACCGCATCATCCAAGAGGCCCTGAGCAACGCGATCCGCCACGCCCGCAACTCCGCCATCGCCATCCGCATCCGCGGCGGCAGCTCAGCCGTCTGGATCAGCGTCACCAACGACCACGGCGACGGTCCCGGCGAAGCCGCGAAACACGAGAAGCACAGCAGGCAGGGACTGATCGGCATGCGTGAACGGGCCGCCTCTGTCGGTGGCGAGATCCGCAGCGGAGCCACTGCCGACGGAGGCTTCGAAGTCGAAGCAGTGCTGCCGCTTTCGCCCCGCGAACGCCCGACCGACGACAGCGAACCGAGCGCCGACACACCGGTCACGGACGCTTCGGTCACGGATAAGGAGACCCCATGA
- a CDS encoding response regulator, protein MIRIVIADDQAMVRAGFAALLSAHADIEVIGQAEDGAHCVDLVADLAPDIVLMDVRMPLMDGIEATRTIVAANAETRIIMLTTFDIDDYVFDAIRAGASGFLLKDAPPSELAEAVRIVAGGEALLAPSVTKRVIEHFATGGQKPNRTALPELTDREREILIQVARGASNTEIAASLHIAVQTVKTHVSRILYKLDARDRAQAVIAAYESGLIVPNS, encoded by the coding sequence ATGATCAGGATCGTCATCGCCGATGACCAAGCGATGGTGCGAGCCGGCTTCGCCGCGCTGCTGAGCGCTCATGCAGATATCGAGGTCATCGGACAGGCCGAGGACGGTGCGCATTGCGTCGATCTCGTCGCCGACCTTGCCCCCGATATCGTCCTCATGGACGTCCGAATGCCGCTGATGGACGGAATCGAAGCGACCCGCACGATCGTCGCCGCGAATGCCGAGACCCGGATCATCATGCTCACCACTTTCGACATCGACGACTACGTCTTCGACGCCATCCGCGCCGGGGCCAGCGGTTTTCTCCTCAAGGACGCTCCGCCCAGTGAACTCGCCGAGGCGGTCCGCATCGTCGCCGGAGGCGAAGCGCTCCTGGCGCCGAGTGTGACGAAACGGGTCATCGAACACTTCGCCACCGGAGGACAGAAGCCCAACCGCACGGCTCTGCCCGAACTCACCGACAGAGAACGCGAGATCCTCATCCAAGTCGCCCGCGGAGCGTCGAACACAGAGATCGCGGCGAGCCTGCACATCGCAGTGCAGACCGTGAAGACCCACGTCTCCCGGATCTTGTACAAACTCGATGCCCGAGATCGCGCTCAAGCAGTCATCGCCGCCTACGAATCCGGTCTCATCGTCCCCAACAGCTGA
- a CDS encoding fatty acid desaturase family protein: MNPSDLMTSEPTSPTATALSTPAPDRATRAEVLERRRAKRGTAEQEFTSDFSALMAQVKEAGLLARRPGWNTLRFVLLGLGYVASFAMLFLIGESWWQMATAVVFGALFTQTAYVAHDAAHRQIFTGGKVGEWVSTIIGNLFIGLSYGWWLKKHNALHHANPNKAGVDGDIAPGALVFTPEDARERTGLAKWFAARQGWFFLPLLTLAGLQLHVESVKAIVRGQSSIKRRWFEGVFIGIRLIGFPALAIWAAGPLIGSVFFLVQLAVFGVHMGGSFAPNHKGQPIVPKDVKIDFLRRQTLMSRNISGGRFMGFLMGGLNYQIEHHLFPSMPSVNLHRVQPMVREYCRQKDITYTETTLLESYKIIIAYLNRVGLGEADPFDCPVTAQFRSR; encoded by the coding sequence ATGAACCCGTCTGACCTCATGACCTCCGAACCGACTTCCCCAACTGCGACCGCACTGTCGACCCCGGCACCGGATCGGGCCACCCGCGCGGAGGTGCTCGAACGCAGGCGAGCGAAGAGGGGAACCGCCGAACAGGAATTCACCAGCGATTTCAGCGCGCTGATGGCCCAGGTCAAAGAAGCGGGCCTGCTGGCCAGACGGCCGGGTTGGAACACCCTGCGCTTCGTCCTCCTCGGGCTCGGCTACGTCGCATCTTTCGCCATGCTCTTCCTCATCGGTGAGAGCTGGTGGCAGATGGCGACCGCAGTCGTCTTCGGCGCGCTGTTCACCCAGACTGCCTACGTCGCCCATGACGCAGCACATCGACAGATCTTCACCGGCGGAAAAGTGGGGGAGTGGGTGTCGACGATCATCGGCAACCTCTTCATCGGACTGAGCTACGGGTGGTGGCTGAAGAAGCACAATGCGCTTCACCACGCCAATCCGAACAAGGCCGGAGTCGACGGAGACATTGCTCCCGGCGCACTGGTCTTCACTCCTGAGGATGCACGTGAACGCACAGGCCTGGCCAAATGGTTCGCGGCACGTCAAGGCTGGTTCTTCCTGCCGCTGCTGACCTTGGCCGGCCTCCAGCTGCACGTCGAATCCGTCAAGGCCATCGTCCGGGGACAGTCGTCGATCAAACGCCGTTGGTTCGAAGGCGTCTTCATCGGCATCCGCCTCATCGGGTTCCCAGCGCTCGCCATCTGGGCGGCAGGTCCCCTCATCGGAAGCGTCTTCTTCCTCGTCCAGCTCGCCGTCTTCGGCGTGCACATGGGCGGATCCTTCGCTCCCAACCACAAGGGCCAGCCGATCGTTCCCAAAGATGTGAAGATCGACTTCCTGCGCCGTCAGACGCTGATGTCACGCAATATCTCCGGCGGTCGCTTCATGGGATTCCTCATGGGCGGTCTGAACTATCAGATCGAACACCACCTGTTCCCCAGCATGCCGAGCGTCAACCTGCACCGGGTGCAGCCGATGGTCCGCGAATACTGCCGCCAGAAGGACATCACCTACACCGAGACGACTCTGCTCGAGTCCTACAAGATCATCATCGCCTACCTCAACCGGGTGGGCCTCGGCGAAGCAGACCCCTTCGACTGCCCCGTCACCGCGCAGTTCCGGTCCCGCTGA
- a CDS encoding hydrolase yields MVAFSDVTICRTCGVETTTPPPQLCPICEDDRQWVPASGQQWTTRADLESEGHRITTTEREPGLFPIRVEPKLGIGQTCYLACTDSGNLLFDVPAYIDAEAVAAVRDLGGVAAIAASHPHMFGTQLEWSAAFDGAPVFVCRADLEWVQRTGRAVCPYFHEAEPVPGVRLRRTGGHFPGSAVAVWTGADGAGVMLSGDSIGPVARSGWVTFMRSFPNYLPLSATVVRRIAASVIDLDFDRMYGNFGQSIGSGAHSAVQTSAERYAEWVSGDHDHLT; encoded by the coding sequence ATGGTGGCATTTTCCGATGTGACGATCTGCCGCACCTGCGGGGTGGAGACGACGACGCCTCCGCCACAGCTGTGTCCGATCTGCGAGGACGATCGGCAATGGGTTCCTGCCTCCGGCCAACAGTGGACGACTCGGGCAGACCTCGAATCCGAGGGCCACCGCATCACCACCACGGAACGTGAACCCGGTCTCTTCCCCATCCGCGTCGAACCGAAGCTCGGGATCGGGCAGACCTGCTATCTCGCGTGCACCGATTCCGGCAACTTACTCTTCGACGTCCCCGCCTATATCGACGCCGAGGCGGTCGCGGCGGTCCGGGACCTCGGCGGAGTTGCGGCGATCGCCGCCAGCCACCCGCACATGTTCGGCACCCAGTTGGAATGGAGTGCCGCATTCGATGGAGCTCCCGTCTTCGTGTGCCGGGCCGACCTCGAATGGGTGCAGCGGACCGGCCGGGCCGTCTGCCCCTATTTCCACGAGGCGGAGCCGGTGCCGGGGGTGAGGCTCCGGAGGACGGGAGGTCATTTCCCCGGCAGTGCGGTGGCAGTCTGGACGGGCGCCGACGGCGCCGGGGTCATGCTCAGCGGCGATTCGATCGGTCCGGTGGCGCGATCGGGGTGGGTGACGTTCATGCGCAGCTTCCCGAACTATCTGCCGTTGTCGGCCACGGTCGTCAGGCGCATCGCCGCCTCGGTGATCGATCTCGACTTCGACCGCATGTACGGCAACTTCGGTCAGTCGATCGGTTCCGGGGCACACTCTGCAGTGCAGACCTCAGCAGAACGCTACGCCGAATGGGTCTCCGGCGACCACGATCACCTCACCTGA
- a CDS encoding TetR/AcrR family transcriptional regulator: MPKVTEEHKSAMRTRIQDAALACFARRGFAGSSMADIVKEAGLSAGAVYVYYASKADLMIDVARRVMEPRMAVLDAAKSGSEVAAPAEVFVKLIDSLLIDNPFASVMVQVWGESSYDKEFASFAGGVLESLIKEFTVYLAAYLQDQRGADAEAARARASAMVPGLLATIQGAVVQATVFGESSRLRVRAGIEAVLASVDF, encoded by the coding sequence GTGCCGAAGGTCACCGAGGAGCACAAGAGTGCGATGCGCACGAGGATTCAGGATGCGGCTCTGGCGTGCTTCGCGCGCAGGGGGTTCGCCGGTTCATCGATGGCTGACATCGTCAAGGAAGCAGGACTGTCGGCCGGAGCCGTCTACGTCTACTACGCGTCGAAGGCTGACCTGATGATCGACGTCGCCCGCCGGGTGATGGAGCCGCGCATGGCAGTGCTCGATGCGGCCAAGTCCGGAAGTGAGGTGGCAGCTCCTGCCGAGGTGTTCGTCAAGCTCATCGATTCCCTGCTCATCGACAATCCGTTCGCCTCGGTCATGGTTCAGGTCTGGGGAGAGTCTTCCTACGACAAGGAGTTCGCGAGTTTCGCCGGTGGGGTATTAGAGTCGCTCATCAAAGAATTCACCGTCTATCTTGCTGCCTATCTGCAGGATCAGCGGGGAGCGGACGCTGAAGCCGCGCGGGCTCGGGCTTCGGCAATGGTGCCCGGGCTGCTGGCAACGATCCAGGGGGCCGTCGTTCAGGCGACCGTTTTCGGCGAATCCTCCCGGCTGCGGGTCCGGGCCGGAATCGAAGCAGTGCTCGCCAGCGTCGATTTCTGA
- a CDS encoding MgtC/SapB family protein: MVNSASLENIMSSSGLLEAGLLLASFVLCSLIGFERQFRQKAAGYRTHVLVGIGTCAFTLISAYGFAGVLENDVRLDPSRISAQIVSGIGFLGAGVIFKGRNMVRGLTTAATIWVTAAVGMACGAGMLPLAAMLTALHLFTLFVIAPLIRKVPNSDHRKLLRITYRDGAGVLREILALAGRMGFANTIVDSRRFESPDETRMVQVDVRFDGKRPLHLLVAPLTELSGVDTVSMREDRVHSVDDDGDSV, encoded by the coding sequence ATGGTCAACTCCGCGTCGCTTGAGAACATCATGAGCAGCTCCGGCCTGTTGGAAGCCGGCCTGCTGCTGGCCAGCTTCGTCCTGTGCTCCCTCATCGGCTTCGAGCGGCAGTTCAGGCAGAAGGCAGCCGGGTACCGCACCCACGTGCTCGTGGGCATCGGCACCTGCGCTTTCACCCTGATCTCCGCGTATGGATTCGCCGGAGTGCTCGAGAACGACGTCCGCCTCGACCCTTCACGGATCTCCGCGCAGATCGTCTCCGGAATCGGCTTCCTCGGCGCCGGAGTCATCTTCAAAGGACGCAACATGGTCCGCGGACTCACCACCGCCGCAACGATCTGGGTCACCGCGGCCGTCGGAATGGCCTGCGGTGCGGGAATGCTGCCCTTGGCCGCGATGCTCACTGCCCTGCACCTGTTCACACTGTTCGTCATCGCGCCTCTCATCCGCAAAGTCCCCAACAGCGACCACCGCAAACTCCTGCGCATCACCTACCGCGACGGGGCCGGTGTCCTCCGCGAGATCCTCGCTCTGGCGGGCCGAATGGGTTTTGCGAATACCATCGTCGATTCGCGCCGCTTCGAGTCCCCCGACGAGACGCGGATGGTGCAGGTCGATGTGAGGTTCGACGGAAAGCGGCCTCTGCACCTGCTCGTCGCCCCGCTCACGGAACTGAGCGGCGTCGATACGGTGAGCATGCGCGAAGATCGCGTCCACTCGGTCGATGACGACGGCGATTCCGTCTGA
- a CDS encoding DsbA family protein, whose amino-acid sequence MKIEIWSDIACPWCYIGKRRFEDALDGFAHRDDVDVQWRSFQLDPSLPDHFDGTETEYLSQMKGMPADQVRQMFDHVTQQAAGVGLNYDFDSIVVANSFTAHRFLHLAKTHGLMSEAKEMLLSGHFEKGRDIGDVDYLAEVGGEIGIDPDEARRILATDEFSDEVRADISEARSLGANGVPFFVIDRKYGISGAQPAEVFSQALETAWDEGQKLTVLAGTPQSADKDFADGAACGPDGCS is encoded by the coding sequence ATGAAGATCGAGATCTGGTCGGACATCGCCTGCCCCTGGTGCTATATCGGAAAACGTCGGTTCGAGGATGCCCTCGACGGCTTCGCTCACAGGGACGACGTCGACGTCCAATGGCGCAGTTTCCAGCTTGATCCGAGCCTGCCCGATCACTTCGACGGCACCGAGACCGAATACCTCAGTCAGATGAAGGGCATGCCCGCCGATCAAGTGCGGCAGATGTTCGACCATGTCACACAGCAGGCCGCCGGAGTCGGCCTGAACTATGACTTCGACTCGATCGTCGTGGCCAACAGCTTCACCGCCCATCGCTTCCTCCACCTCGCCAAGACCCACGGACTCATGTCCGAGGCTAAGGAGATGCTGCTTTCGGGCCACTTCGAGAAGGGTCGCGACATCGGTGACGTCGACTACCTCGCCGAAGTGGGAGGTGAGATCGGCATCGATCCCGACGAGGCCCGCCGGATCCTCGCAACCGATGAGTTCTCGGACGAGGTACGGGCCGATATCAGTGAGGCCCGTTCGCTCGGCGCCAATGGAGTCCCGTTCTTCGTCATCGACCGCAAGTACGGCATCTCCGGAGCCCAACCGGCGGAGGTCTTCTCTCAGGCACTCGAGACGGCTTGGGACGAAGGACAGAAGCTCACGGTGCTCGCCGGCACTCCGCAGTCAGCGGACAAGGACTTCGCCGACGGCGCCGCCTGCGGCCCCGACGGCTGCAGCTGA
- a CDS encoding Rv2578c family radical SAM protein, translated as MRWNEASASTGPGTPVLFGTKGLVRSVQTPEFSGITFHEVLAKSALNKVPQSSSMPFSWTVNPYRGCSHACVYCFARNTHRYLDLDSGTDFDRQVVVKINIADVLAAEVARPSWARDHVALGTNTDPYQRAEGRYSLMPGIISALAEQSTPMSILTKGTLLRRDLPLLARVAEDAPVEISMSIAVHDDALQQSLEPGTPTTKARLATVRAAAELGFDVTVFMMPIMPKLTDSRDHLESALRAIKDAGAARVVYGALHLRPGAREWFFEWLERNRPELLARYRRMYAGSSYASTEYRRWLSERINPLIDRYDLRGRSDDDYPATSRMRGRPDSNRTPPQKAGEPAPTQQLAAPSQQALF; from the coding sequence ATGCGGTGGAACGAAGCGAGCGCCAGCACCGGCCCCGGCACACCTGTCCTCTTCGGGACGAAGGGACTGGTCCGGTCGGTGCAGACGCCGGAATTCTCAGGAATCACCTTCCACGAGGTGCTGGCGAAGTCGGCGCTGAACAAGGTTCCCCAGTCCAGCTCGATGCCCTTCTCCTGGACCGTCAACCCCTACCGCGGCTGTTCACACGCCTGCGTATACTGCTTCGCCAGGAACACTCACCGCTACCTCGATCTCGATTCCGGGACCGACTTCGATCGCCAGGTCGTCGTCAAGATCAATATCGCCGACGTCCTCGCCGCCGAGGTGGCGCGTCCGAGTTGGGCCCGAGACCATGTCGCGCTCGGCACGAACACCGACCCCTATCAGCGCGCCGAAGGCCGCTACTCCCTCATGCCGGGCATCATCAGCGCACTGGCCGAGCAGTCGACTCCGATGTCGATTCTGACCAAGGGCACGCTGCTGCGACGGGATCTGCCTCTGCTGGCCCGCGTTGCCGAAGACGCTCCTGTTGAGATCAGCATGTCGATCGCCGTTCACGACGACGCTCTGCAGCAGAGCCTCGAACCCGGCACGCCGACGACGAAGGCCAGGCTGGCCACCGTGCGCGCGGCTGCAGAACTCGGGTTCGATGTCACCGTGTTCATGATGCCGATCATGCCGAAGCTCACCGACTCCCGTGACCACCTCGAATCCGCTCTTCGAGCGATCAAAGACGCCGGAGCCGCACGAGTCGTCTACGGGGCGCTGCACCTGCGCCCCGGCGCCCGCGAATGGTTCTTCGAATGGCTCGAACGCAACCGCCCCGAGCTGCTCGCCCGCTATCGCAGGATGTACGCCGGCTCATCCTACGCCTCGACGGAGTATCGTCGGTGGCTCAGTGAGCGCATCAACCCGCTCATCGATCGTTATGACCTGCGCGGACGCAGCGATGACGACTACCCTGCGACTTCGAGGATGCGCGGCCGCCCGGACTCGAACCGAACCCCGCCGCAGAAGGCGGGCGAGCCAGCTCCGACGCAGCAGCTCGCAGCCCCATCGCAGCAGGCTCTGTTCTGA
- a CDS encoding flavin reductase family protein: protein MRLSARPSPISPGVAFIGAEIDAAPLGLVASTLTVGVSLDPPLVSVAVQNTSTTWPALRRAPELGISLLGTDQEHLARQLAAKDRSRRFTGVSPEVTAGGALTIPGSSAFLWTRLYDEVAAGDHTVALLEILGTRNDDGPEALVFHRSEFKGLRVS, encoded by the coding sequence CTGAGGCTCTCCGCGAGACCTTCTCCCATTTCCCCAGGGGTCGCCTTCATCGGCGCCGAAATCGATGCGGCACCACTGGGCCTCGTCGCCTCCACTCTCACCGTCGGCGTCTCCCTCGACCCGCCCCTGGTCAGCGTCGCCGTCCAGAACACATCGACCACCTGGCCCGCCCTGCGGCGAGCTCCCGAGCTGGGGATCTCCCTGCTGGGCACCGACCAGGAGCACCTGGCCAGGCAGTTGGCGGCCAAGGACCGCAGTCGCCGATTCACCGGCGTCAGCCCTGAGGTCACGGCCGGAGGCGCACTGACGATCCCCGGCAGCTCGGCGTTCCTCTGGACCCGGCTCTACGATGAGGTTGCGGCCGGCGACCACACCGTGGCCCTGCTCGAGATCCTCGGCACTCGCAATGACGACGGACCCGAGGCCCTGGTCTTCCACCGCAGTGAGTTCAAGGGATTGCGCGTCTCCTGA